A single window of Apus apus isolate bApuApu2 chromosome 18, bApuApu2.pri.cur, whole genome shotgun sequence DNA harbors:
- the NSRP1 gene encoding nuclear speckle splicing regulatory protein 1, translating into MAALGRQYGLIMPKKLPQKNLVSQKLSVFADESDEEPSVGESLQKEALKKQAMKQTKLEIQKALEEDATVYEYDSIYDEMQQKKKESSARVLSGKDDKKPKYIQNILKAAEIRKKEQERRMERKIQKEREMEGGEFADKEAFVTSAYKKKLQERAEEEERERRAAALEAYLDVTKQKDLSGFYRHLLNQRVGEEEMPKCSFREARIKEEKSDSSYDESNQRNKCLSEGERLKPSTKKESNPDADTDLETDSSDDDKRHKNSKENLKKKKSRESSESSEEEAKRPKSQRRSRSQSSSSVEEELHTKAQTSHLTKRGENRSSRRGNEEQSREKDYERSRTHEKDHPREKEERHRYGDHSNKDHYRRREEQDDKQRRKDRKEREGHGREWRKAMERDEKGSEKEREKERIRNGKDRYSDKEKERGEKCRDKEDHVKERREKHGSDEKKYREVREGSPTSSEKGGGTSLEKEMKGKEREMGEKGRSSSGILSEQKRKAGEEGEKEEKDQAAKPSESMSKFAKRSNEETVMSARDRYLARQMARVSAKSYIEKEED; encoded by the exons CCATCTGTTGGTGAAAGTCTTCAGAAAGAAGCATTGAAAAAACAAGCAATGAAGCAG ACTAAATTGGAGATTCAGAAGGCTTTGGAGGAAGATGCTACGGTGTATGAATATGACAGTATTTATgatgaaatgcagcagaagaagaaagaaagtaGTGCCAGAGTGTTATCTGGAAAAGATGACAAAAAG CCCAAATACATCCAAAATATCCTGAAAGCAGCTGAGATTAGAAAGAAGGAGCAAGAgagaagaatggaaagaaaaattcagaaagagcGTGAAATGGAAGGAGGAGAGTTTGCTGACAAAGAGGCTTTTGTGACTTCAGCATATAAGAAGAAGCTGCAAGAaagggctgaggaggaggaaagagaaagaagagcagcagctctcgAGG cGTACCTGGATGTGACCAAACAGAAGGATCTCAGTGGATTCTACAGACATCTTTTAAACCAGAGGGTGGGGGAAGAAGAGATGCCTAAATGCAGCTTCCGTGAAGCCAG gataaaggaagaaaaatctgacaGTTCTTATGACGAATCCAACCAAAGGAACAAATGCCTGTCTGAAGGAGAAAGGCTGAAGCCCTCTACTAAGAAAGAGAGTAATCCAGATGCTGATACTGACTTAGAAACTGATAGTAGTGATGATGATAAGAGACACAAAAATAgtaaagaaaatttgaaaaagaagaaaagtagagAGAGCTCTGAGAGCAGTGAAGAGGAAGCTAAACGTCCCAAGAGCCAGAGGCGTTCCAGGTCACAGAGCTCATCCAGTGTGGAGGAAGAGCTGCACACAAAAGCTCAAACAAGTCATCTTACAAAGAGGGGAGAGAACAGATCAAGCAGAAGGGGAAATGAGGAACAATCCAGGGAAAAAGATTATGAGAGAAGTAGGACCCATGAAAAGGATCATccaagggaaaaggaggagcGACATAGATACGGGGATCACTCTAATAAAGATCACTACAGAAGGAGGGAAGAGCAAGATGATAAACAAaggaggaaggacagaaaagagagggagggacATGGCAGAGAGTGGAGGAAGGCAATGGAGAGAGATGAAAAGGGCTCAGAAAAGGAAcgagagaaagaaagaataagaaatggTAAAGATAGGTACAGTGacaaagagaaggagagaggggagaaatGCAGAGACAAGGAAGATCATgtgaaggagaggagagaaaaacatggtagtgatgaaaagaaatacagagaggTGAGGGAAGGTAGTCCTACATCTTCAGAAAAAGGTGGGGGGACTAGTCTGGAAAAAGAgatgaagggaaaagagagggagatgGGTGAAAAGGGAAGATCCAGCTCTGGAATTTTGTCTGAGCAGAAACGTAAAGCTGGAGAAGAaggggagaaagaggagaaagaccAAGCAGCAAAACCCTCTGAGAGCATGAGCAAATTTGCCAAACGGAGCAACGAGGAGACAGTCATGTCAGCCAGGGACCGCTACCTGGCAAGGCAGATGGCCCGGGTCAGTGCCAAGTCTTACATCGAGAAGGAAGAAGATTAA